A window of the Bacteroides thetaiotaomicron VPI-5482 genome harbors these coding sequences:
- a CDS encoding DUF4973 domain-containing protein, with amino-acid sequence MKRRIIYIVTMFAALSFFSACNDEWKDELYSHMISLKAPIGSEEVSDIYVRYKPNGEVVYDLPVLVSGSTPLDRDLNVRIAVDPDTLVALNLANYHELRKDLWYELLPEQNYEFTAPTCYMPAGTRKELFPIKFKFSGLNLSKEWVLPLTVEEDPSYVTNKRKGWRKALLHVLPYNDYSGNYSATAMNIYFAGSNDDPLVVDNRRAHVVDENTVFFYVGTKEDNSIDRETYKINVKFEKPIEETETKKTGNLTITATNPAINFQIIGNPTYEIWDEMDTNQPYLLHRYHVLRMEYSYDDVTSSNVPTSYRASGSLLMERKINTLIPDQDQAIQW; translated from the coding sequence ATGAAAAGAAGAATAATTTATATAGTTACAATGTTTGCTGCACTATCTTTCTTTAGTGCATGTAATGACGAATGGAAAGACGAACTTTATTCACATATGATCTCCTTGAAAGCACCTATAGGCAGTGAAGAGGTGTCTGATATCTATGTACGATACAAACCTAACGGAGAAGTTGTATATGATCTCCCGGTGCTAGTCAGCGGATCAACCCCATTAGATAGAGACTTGAATGTTCGTATTGCTGTGGACCCAGACACGCTGGTTGCTCTAAATCTAGCCAACTACCATGAGTTGAGAAAAGATTTATGGTATGAATTATTACCTGAGCAAAACTATGAATTTACAGCACCTACCTGCTATATGCCTGCAGGCACAAGAAAGGAATTATTCCCTATCAAATTTAAGTTTTCTGGACTAAACCTGTCAAAAGAATGGGTATTACCTCTGACCGTTGAAGAAGATCCTTCATATGTGACCAATAAACGGAAAGGCTGGCGTAAAGCATTACTCCATGTTTTGCCATATAATGATTACTCAGGCAATTATTCTGCAACAGCAATGAATATTTATTTTGCTGGCTCTAATGACGATCCATTAGTAGTTGATAATCGAAGAGCACACGTCGTTGATGAAAATACAGTATTTTTCTATGTCGGAACGAAGGAAGATAACTCAATCGACCGGGAAACTTACAAAATTAATGTCAAGTTCGAAAAACCTATAGAAGAAACTGAAACAAAAAAAACAGGTAATCTGACAATAACAGCTACCAACCCGGCAATAAATTTCCAAATAATAGGTAATCCTACCTATGAGATTTGGGATGAAATGGATACAAATCAGCCTTATCTATTGCATCGTTATCATGTATTAAGAATGGAATATAGTTATGATGACGTAACCTCATCCAATGTTCCTACTTCGTACAGAGCTAGCGGTTCATTGCTCATGGAACGAAAGATTAATACTCTAATACCAGACCAAGACCAAGCTATTCAATGGTAA
- a CDS encoding IPT/TIG domain-containing protein has translation MKKEHMKKQYPHWCGVLLLYLMACISSCQDDKISSSGYDPSKPVVFTDFSPSQGSLRTQLHIYGENFGNDPSKIYITVGGRTTTTIGCNNNEIYCMIPPKAFDGNIKISIESADGTSSPIEYEFERRFQYVSQTSVGTLVGNEDEQGNSSDVDGDFENARFGNAEWLLMDTFGIQKCLIVNGFKGPIRRINLETQEVSTLMTEGQGLFGGMYYMCFDATGDTLFVSDDHGQSNKDRREIAYLLRSEDFRRARPYVYDRTGYSCAYQPLTKTLYYTVYWQGTIDKAVFDPTTQGMVAKEVFPTYESRNEHAYLTVHPEGKYMYITGANCLYKSMFNPETKEFQKPTMFAGSEGASDWVDSPGTSGRFVWPYQGTFVKNKDYIEAGKSDIYDFYLCDRNGHCIRKITPDGIISTYAGRGSVSSDGRVNGYIDGELRTEARFDSPCGIAYDEETQTFYIADRENHRIRTISVE, from the coding sequence ATGAAAAAAGAGCACATGAAAAAGCAATATCCCCATTGGTGCGGGGTATTGCTACTGTATCTGATGGCATGTATTAGTAGTTGCCAAGACGACAAAATCAGTTCTAGCGGATATGATCCGTCTAAACCTGTTGTTTTTACAGATTTCTCTCCAAGTCAGGGAAGTCTCCGTACTCAGCTCCATATCTACGGTGAGAACTTCGGAAACGACCCATCAAAAATTTATATTACTGTAGGAGGGCGAACTACCACTACAATTGGCTGTAACAATAATGAAATTTATTGTATGATACCCCCAAAAGCTTTTGATGGAAATATAAAAATATCTATCGAAAGTGCTGATGGGACGTCTTCACCCATAGAATATGAATTTGAGAGACGTTTCCAATATGTATCTCAAACTTCAGTAGGTACATTAGTAGGAAACGAAGATGAACAAGGCAATTCTTCTGATGTAGATGGAGATTTTGAAAACGCAAGGTTCGGAAATGCAGAATGGTTGTTAATGGATACATTCGGAATACAAAAATGCTTGATCGTTAATGGTTTTAAAGGACCTATCCGGAGAATCAATCTGGAAACTCAAGAAGTATCCACACTTATGACTGAAGGGCAAGGATTGTTTGGAGGTATGTACTACATGTGTTTCGATGCGACTGGAGACACTTTATTTGTATCAGACGACCACGGACAAAGTAACAAAGACCGAAGAGAGATTGCCTACCTGCTACGCTCTGAAGACTTCCGAAGAGCAAGACCTTATGTTTATGATCGTACTGGATATAGTTGCGCTTATCAACCTTTGACAAAAACTCTATATTATACCGTTTATTGGCAGGGAACTATTGACAAAGCCGTTTTTGACCCGACAACACAAGGAATGGTAGCAAAAGAAGTATTCCCAACATATGAAAGCAGGAATGAACATGCCTACCTAACAGTACACCCTGAAGGTAAATATATGTATATTACAGGAGCAAATTGCCTTTATAAATCCATGTTCAATCCAGAAACAAAAGAATTCCAAAAGCCAACAATGTTTGCCGGTTCTGAAGGAGCCAGTGATTGGGTAGACTCTCCCGGTACATCAGGGCGTTTCGTATGGCCTTATCAAGGCACATTTGTAAAAAACAAGGATTACATAGAAGCTGGTAAATCAGATATTTACGATTTTTATCTTTGTGATAGAAACGGACATTGCATCCGTAAAATAACTCCTGACGGTATCATCTCGACTTATGCCGGCAGAGGTAGTGTATCTTCTGATGGACGAGTAAACGGATACATAGACGGCGAGCTACGCACAGAAGCACGTTTCGACAGTCCTTGTGGGATCGCTTATGATGAAGAAACACAAACATTCTATATAGCAGATAGAGAAAACCATCGAATTCGCACAATTTCTGTAGAATAA
- a CDS encoding RagB/SusD family nutrient uptake outer membrane protein, translating into MKKKHILLAIAFSIGLGVSLSSCSDYLSVERFFNDRQSEEKIFKSKQFTEEWLAKCYGLLNGSNIEYGLIKFTLSNYSDDIIFNESDGAVNYNALKFGQYDNGWVNDSYIRCYEGVRQASIMINNVDINEELTKEEILDKKAQARFLRAYFYWLLLRRYGPVPLIPDETISIDETYIGMSCPRATYDEVVDYIDKEMILAANDLPDRRDRQNIARATKGAALAVRAKVLLYSASPLNNPLPNDPDKFTDFVDDQGRILMSQTYDESKWARAAAAAKDVIDLGRYELHIADYQDKGDNTYPATVKPPYNAKYSTKNFPDGWANIDPFESYRSIFNGDLYANENEELIFTRGNNSLADQVNYLVRNQMPTFAGGENRHGLTAKQCDAYDMANGDAFNLQHFLDTCDASKRFVTEDEYKAGKYPQLRPNVWKEYANREPRFYASVAFSGAFWPFASAKDAEYRNQQIWYYRGNKEGRKNGSDKWIPTGIGMMKFINPNDCNTNNGKIYDKVDVAIRYADILLMYAEALNELTPGNSYEVTNWQGETMVVSRNTEEMSKSVSRVRIRAGMPDYEQEVYNDQTLFRKKLMHERQVEFMGENQRYHDLRRWKNVAIEESEQIYGCNVLMTEATKERFYERVRVENLQANFSRKMYFWPILERELQWNRRMTQAPGWETFD; encoded by the coding sequence ATGAAAAAGAAACATATATTATTAGCCATTGCGTTCAGTATTGGACTAGGAGTTAGTTTATCTTCCTGTTCAGACTATCTAAGTGTAGAACGTTTCTTCAACGACCGACAAAGTGAAGAAAAAATCTTCAAAAGTAAACAATTTACTGAAGAATGGTTAGCTAAATGCTATGGGCTTTTAAATGGTTCGAATATAGAATACGGACTTATCAAATTTACACTCTCCAATTATTCGGACGATATTATTTTTAATGAAAGCGATGGTGCTGTAAATTACAACGCTCTTAAATTTGGACAATATGATAACGGTTGGGTAAATGACTCTTATATCCGTTGTTATGAAGGTGTACGCCAAGCTTCCATCATGATCAATAATGTAGATATTAACGAAGAATTGACAAAAGAAGAGATCTTAGACAAAAAGGCACAAGCCCGTTTCTTAAGAGCTTACTTCTATTGGTTACTACTTAGAAGATATGGTCCAGTACCCTTAATTCCTGATGAAACAATCAGTATTGATGAAACATATATAGGCATGTCCTGTCCAAGAGCTACATATGATGAAGTAGTAGACTATATTGATAAAGAGATGATACTTGCAGCTAACGATCTGCCTGACAGACGAGACAGACAAAATATTGCGCGGGCAACAAAGGGCGCAGCACTAGCTGTACGTGCAAAAGTTTTATTATACTCCGCTAGTCCACTCAATAATCCATTACCAAATGATCCCGATAAGTTTACAGACTTTGTTGATGATCAAGGCCGTATATTAATGTCACAAACATATGATGAAAGTAAATGGGCAAGAGCCGCTGCAGCAGCAAAAGATGTAATTGATTTAGGTCGTTATGAGTTACATATCGCAGACTATCAAGATAAAGGAGACAATACTTATCCAGCTACAGTTAAGCCTCCATACAACGCAAAATATTCTACCAAAAACTTTCCTGATGGGTGGGCAAATATCGATCCGTTTGAATCATATCGTTCGATTTTTAACGGAGATTTATATGCAAATGAAAATGAAGAATTAATCTTTACTCGTGGTAATAACTCTTTAGCAGATCAAGTGAATTATCTCGTCAGAAATCAAATGCCGACCTTTGCAGGAGGAGAGAATCGTCATGGTTTAACCGCTAAACAATGTGATGCTTACGATATGGCAAATGGTGACGCCTTTAATTTGCAACATTTCTTGGACACTTGCGACGCAAGTAAACGTTTTGTTACCGAAGATGAATACAAAGCAGGAAAATATCCGCAGCTTCGCCCGAATGTATGGAAAGAATATGCCAACCGAGAACCGCGCTTTTATGCCAGTGTAGCATTTAGCGGTGCTTTTTGGCCATTTGCCAGTGCCAAAGATGCAGAATATCGTAACCAACAAATATGGTATTACAGAGGCAACAAAGAAGGACGCAAAAACGGATCTGATAAATGGATACCAACTGGAATTGGAATGATGAAATTCATCAATCCAAATGATTGTAATACAAATAATGGAAAGATCTATGATAAAGTAGATGTCGCAATTCGCTATGCCGATATTCTTTTGATGTATGCAGAAGCTTTAAATGAACTTACTCCAGGTAATAGTTATGAGGTAACAAACTGGCAAGGAGAAACGATGGTAGTTTCACGCAATACGGAAGAAATGAGTAAATCAGTCTCAAGAGTTCGTATTCGTGCCGGAATGCCAGATTATGAACAGGAAGTATATAACGACCAAACATTATTCCGCAAAAAATTAATGCATGAACGACAAGTTGAGTTTATGGGAGAGAACCAGCGCTACCACGATTTAAGACGCTGGAAAAATGTAGCTATCGAGGAATCGGAGCAGATCTACGGTTGCAATGTATTAATGACAGAAGCTACTAAAGAAAGATTCTATGAACGTGTAAGAGTCGAGAATCTACAAGCCAACTTCTCACGTAAAATGTACTTCTGGCCTATTCTGGAAAGAGAGCTACAGTGGAATAGACGGATGACACAAGCTCCTGGCTGGGAAACTTTCGATTAA
- a CDS encoding SusC/RagA family TonB-linked outer membrane protein, with amino-acid sequence MKKYILSLFFLISCVLNTYAHTEKQQQEKIEISGIVLDQNKEPLVGVNVSVKDIPGLGAITDINGKFKIKVEPYQWLVFTFIGFDKQEILVKEQKSINVIMQEAKATAIDEVVITGTGAQKKITMTGAATTVDVNTLRTSTSSITNALAGNVAGIMARQTSGQPGNNISEFWIRGISTFGAGSGALVLIDGFERDMNEINIEDIESFTVLKDASATAIYGSRGANGVVLITTKRGKSGKVQIDAKVETTYNTRTYTPELVDGYTYANLMNEARTTRNKEAFFSDEKLYILRNGLDKDLYPNVDWMDVLLKKGAPTYRATLNLNGGGSLARYYVSVSYVDEGGMYKVDEGLKDYNTNANYRRWNYRLNVDMDITKSTLLKVGVAGSLDKKNEPGMAGNIWASAMRNNPISVPVMYSNGYVPAYGSENDQLNPWVAATQTGYQETWNNKLQANATLEQSLNFITKGLKFIGRYGFDTNNYQWINRKKFPEMWRAEQNRASDGSLVMKKIKDEQLMTQESSSNGNRKEYLEAELHYDRTFGDHIVGAVFKYSQDKTIDTSQNGNDIMQGIDKRHQGLAGRFTYGWKYRYFFDFNFGYNGSENFAPGHQYGFFPAYSAAWNIAEEPIIKKHLKWMNMFKLRYSYGKVGNDVVGDNDQRFPYLSTFGASGGFNYADIGQKYEFTGLSYTHYATTAVTWEIATKHDIGIDFSLWDDKFTGTIDYFHEQRDGIYQQRNFIPISVGLNGAMRISTNIGSVLSKGFDGNFGFKQRIGDVNLTLRGNFTYSKSEILEYDEEYSNYPYKSQRGFRVDQTRGLIALGLFKDYDDIRNSPKQSWGDVMPGDIKYADVNGDGYVNDNDIVPIGATTRPNLVYGFGLSGQWKGIDINVLFQGSGKSTFCIDGPTVYPFENGDWGNILTDVVKSNRWILGENEDPNAKYPRLSYGGNSNNYRASTYWLRNGSYLRLKNLEIGYTIPKSLVNKMHLNNIRIYFMGTNLVTFSSFKLWDPELGSSNGQKYPLSKSYTLGLTINI; translated from the coding sequence ATGAAAAAATATATTTTAAGTTTGTTTTTTCTAATTAGCTGTGTGCTTAACACATACGCACATACAGAAAAACAACAACAAGAAAAAATAGAAATCAGCGGCATTGTTCTGGATCAGAATAAAGAGCCACTTGTCGGAGTAAACGTTTCCGTAAAAGACATACCCGGACTAGGTGCTATTACAGATATAAACGGTAAGTTTAAAATAAAGGTTGAACCTTATCAATGGTTAGTATTCACTTTTATAGGATTTGATAAACAAGAAATACTTGTTAAAGAACAAAAGAGCATCAATGTCATTATGCAAGAAGCAAAAGCAACTGCTATCGACGAGGTTGTTATCACAGGAACAGGCGCACAGAAAAAAATTACAATGACTGGAGCGGCTACTACAGTAGATGTAAATACACTGAGAACTTCCACTTCAAGCATTACAAATGCGTTGGCTGGTAATGTAGCAGGTATAATGGCACGCCAAACATCTGGACAGCCAGGCAATAATATATCTGAATTTTGGATTCGTGGAATTTCTACTTTTGGTGCAGGTTCGGGTGCACTAGTATTAATTGATGGATTCGAAAGAGACATGAATGAGATCAATATTGAAGATATTGAATCATTTACTGTATTAAAAGATGCCTCTGCAACAGCAATATACGGTTCACGTGGAGCAAATGGGGTTGTATTGATTACTACTAAACGTGGTAAATCAGGTAAGGTTCAAATCGATGCAAAGGTTGAAACTACTTACAACACACGTACATATACCCCCGAACTTGTTGATGGCTATACCTATGCCAACTTAATGAATGAAGCACGTACTACTCGTAATAAGGAAGCATTCTTCTCTGATGAAAAGCTATACATACTCCGCAACGGATTGGACAAAGACTTATACCCCAATGTAGATTGGATGGATGTACTCTTAAAAAAAGGGGCACCAACTTATCGAGCAACTTTAAATCTGAACGGTGGTGGCTCGCTTGCCCGTTATTATGTATCTGTTAGTTACGTAGACGAAGGAGGTATGTATAAAGTGGACGAAGGATTAAAAGACTATAACACCAATGCAAATTACAGACGTTGGAATTACCGTCTCAACGTAGATATGGATATCACAAAGTCCACCTTATTGAAAGTAGGAGTCGCAGGTTCACTAGATAAAAAAAACGAACCAGGAATGGCAGGAAACATTTGGGCATCAGCCATGCGCAACAATCCTATCTCAGTTCCTGTGATGTATTCCAACGGATACGTTCCTGCCTACGGTTCGGAGAATGATCAACTCAATCCGTGGGTAGCCGCTACACAAACCGGTTATCAAGAAACATGGAACAATAAGTTGCAAGCCAATGCTACTTTAGAACAAAGCCTCAACTTTATTACAAAAGGATTAAAATTTATTGGCCGTTACGGATTTGACACAAACAACTATCAGTGGATAAACCGTAAAAAATTCCCTGAAATGTGGAGAGCAGAACAAAATCGTGCTTCTGACGGAAGTTTAGTCATGAAAAAAATCAAAGACGAACAACTAATGACACAAGAATCATCTTCTAACGGAAATCGTAAGGAATATCTAGAAGCCGAACTGCATTATGACCGTACCTTTGGAGACCACATTGTTGGAGCAGTATTTAAATATTCTCAAGACAAAACGATAGATACCTCTCAGAATGGAAATGATATTATGCAAGGTATTGATAAACGCCATCAAGGACTTGCTGGACGCTTCACCTATGGATGGAAATACCGTTATTTCTTCGATTTCAACTTTGGGTATAACGGTTCCGAAAACTTTGCACCGGGACATCAGTATGGCTTTTTCCCAGCTTATTCTGCAGCATGGAATATTGCAGAAGAACCTATCATCAAAAAACATTTGAAATGGATGAATATGTTCAAACTCCGTTATTCATATGGCAAAGTCGGCAATGACGTCGTAGGAGACAATGACCAGCGTTTCCCCTATTTATCTACCTTCGGTGCCAGTGGGGGATTTAATTATGCGGACATCGGACAAAAATATGAATTTACAGGTTTAAGCTACACACATTACGCTACTACAGCCGTAACATGGGAAATAGCAACTAAACATGATATTGGTATCGACTTCTCTTTATGGGACGATAAGTTCACTGGGACAATTGACTATTTCCACGAACAACGTGACGGTATTTACCAACAACGTAATTTCATTCCCATTTCTGTTGGTCTGAACGGAGCTATGAGAATATCTACCAATATTGGCTCTGTTTTATCCAAAGGATTTGATGGAAATTTCGGATTCAAACAACGTATCGGAGATGTGAACCTCACTTTACGTGGCAACTTCACCTATAGCAAAAGCGAAATTTTGGAATATGACGAAGAATATAGCAACTACCCATACAAAAGCCAGAGAGGTTTCCGAGTTGATCAAACCCGTGGACTTATCGCATTGGGACTATTTAAAGATTATGATGATATACGCAATAGCCCCAAACAATCTTGGGGAGATGTAATGCCAGGTGATATCAAATACGCAGACGTAAACGGTGATGGTTATGTAAATGATAATGATATAGTTCCTATTGGAGCTACAACACGTCCAAACTTAGTTTATGGCTTCGGTCTCTCCGGACAATGGAAAGGTATTGACATTAATGTTTTATTCCAAGGATCTGGAAAGTCTACTTTTTGCATTGATGGTCCCACTGTATATCCATTTGAAAATGGAGACTGGGGAAACATTCTAACTGATGTAGTAAAATCAAACCGTTGGATATTAGGTGAAAATGAAGATCCAAATGCTAAATATCCTCGTTTGAGCTATGGAGGAAACAGCAATAACTATCGCGCCTCCACTTATTGGTTGCGTAATGGTTCTTACCTACGTTTGAAAAATTTAGAGATAGGATATACAATACCAAAAAGTCTTGTTAATAAAATGCATTTAAATAACATCCGTATTTATTTTATGGGTACCAATTTAGTTACCTTCTCCAGTTTCAAACTTTGGGATCCTGAATTAGGTAGCAGTAATGGACAAAAATATCCACTGTCTAAATCATATACTTTAGGATTAACTATCAATATCTAA
- a CDS encoding glycoside hydrolase family 97 protein — MRKLLLLFLFICGLVLHAQAQKNVELSSPNGEIKVSVRLTDKIYYDVACNDEVLLKDNYLQLKLKDKILGEHPKLSGQKQNKIKETLTPVVPLKFSTINNEYNQLLLNFKGNYSVEFRAFNDGIAYRFITRQKGEIEVLGEDLSLQFPTDYLLHLQQPGGFKTAYEEPYTHISSHSWKPSDKMSVLPVLIDTRKSYKILISESDLSDYPCMFLKGNGTNGISSIFPKVPLAFGEDGDRSLKIEKEAEYIAKTSGKRNFPWRYFVITKEDKQLVENTMTYKLADKNQLEDVSWIKPGQVSWEWWNGATPYGQDVTFKAGCNLETYKYFIDFASKFGIPYIIMDEGWAKSTRDPYTPNPDVDLHELIRYGKEKNVGIVLWLTWLTVEKNFDLFKTFNEWGIKGVKIDFMDRSDQWMVNYYERVAQEAARHHLFVDFHGSFKPAGLEYKYPNVLSYEGVRGMEQMGGCKPENSIYLPFMRNAVGPMDYTPGAMISMQPNIYRSERPNSASIGTRAYQMALFVIFESGLQMLADNPTLYYRNEDCTRFITQVPVTWDETVVLEAKVGEYVIVAKRKGEKWFIGGMTNDKENEREFEINLDFLKDGRTYRVTSFEDGINAGYQAMDYRMKSAAMNKNQKLSVKMARNGGFSAVLE, encoded by the coding sequence ATGAGAAAGTTACTCTTATTATTCCTATTTATTTGTGGATTAGTGCTACATGCACAAGCACAAAAGAATGTAGAATTAAGTTCCCCGAACGGAGAAATAAAAGTATCCGTCCGCCTCACCGACAAAATCTACTATGACGTAGCCTGCAATGATGAAGTTCTGTTGAAAGACAATTATCTCCAACTTAAACTAAAAGATAAAATATTGGGCGAACATCCCAAACTGTCCGGACAAAAACAGAACAAAATAAAAGAAACCTTAACCCCTGTCGTTCCACTGAAATTTTCAACGATCAATAACGAATATAACCAACTTCTACTCAATTTTAAAGGAAACTACTCAGTAGAATTCCGTGCTTTTAACGATGGAATAGCCTATCGTTTTATCACCCGCCAAAAAGGAGAAATCGAAGTATTGGGAGAAGACCTTTCATTGCAGTTCCCGACAGACTATTTATTACATCTCCAACAGCCGGGAGGGTTCAAAACAGCTTATGAAGAGCCGTACACACACATTTCCAGTCACTCATGGAAACCATCGGATAAAATGTCCGTACTTCCAGTTCTCATTGATACACGTAAATCATATAAGATACTAATCAGTGAATCTGATCTGTCGGACTATCCTTGCATGTTTCTGAAAGGAAACGGGACCAATGGCATATCCTCCATTTTTCCAAAAGTCCCCCTTGCATTTGGTGAAGACGGAGACCGCAGCCTCAAAATCGAAAAAGAAGCGGAATATATCGCTAAAACAAGTGGAAAAAGGAACTTTCCATGGCGCTACTTTGTCATTACCAAGGAAGACAAGCAATTAGTTGAGAACACTATGACCTATAAACTGGCTGATAAGAATCAGTTAGAAGATGTGTCATGGATAAAACCAGGGCAAGTAAGTTGGGAATGGTGGAACGGAGCAACCCCGTATGGGCAAGATGTAACCTTTAAAGCTGGTTGTAATTTGGAAACATACAAATACTTCATTGATTTCGCATCCAAGTTCGGAATCCCTTACATTATTATGGATGAAGGATGGGCCAAGAGTACACGCGATCCTTACACTCCTAATCCGGACGTAGACCTTCATGAGCTGATTCGTTATGGAAAAGAAAAGAATGTGGGTATTGTCCTTTGGCTGACTTGGTTAACAGTAGAAAAGAATTTTGACCTTTTCAAAACATTCAATGAATGGGGAATAAAGGGAGTAAAAATAGACTTCATGGACCGCAGCGATCAATGGATGGTTAACTACTACGAACGAGTAGCCCAAGAAGCAGCCAGACATCATTTATTTGTTGACTTCCATGGATCATTCAAGCCGGCCGGACTGGAATACAAGTATCCCAATGTATTATCCTATGAAGGGGTCAGAGGTATGGAACAAATGGGAGGCTGTAAGCCGGAGAATAGCATCTACTTGCCTTTCATGAGAAATGCGGTAGGCCCTATGGATTACACTCCTGGAGCTATGATCAGTATGCAACCGAATATCTATCGTTCCGAACGTCCTAACTCTGCAAGTATCGGTACCCGTGCATACCAAATGGCTTTATTTGTCATATTCGAAAGCGGTTTACAAATGTTGGCAGACAATCCGACCTTATATTACCGCAATGAAGATTGCACTCGTTTCATTACCCAAGTACCTGTAACATGGGATGAAACAGTTGTTCTGGAAGCCAAAGTAGGTGAATATGTAATCGTTGCGAAGCGTAAAGGAGAGAAATGGTTTATTGGTGGGATGACTAATGATAAGGAAAATGAAAGAGAATTTGAAATAAATCTCGACTTCCTGAAAGATGGCAGGACCTACCGTGTAACCTCGTTTGAGGATGGAATAAATGCAGGATATCAGGCAATGGATTACCGTATGAAATCGGCAGCAATGAATAAGAATCAAAAGCTTTCTGTCAAAATGGCTAGAAATGGTGGGTTTTCAGCTGTTCTCGAATAA